The following coding sequences lie in one Peribacillus frigoritolerans genomic window:
- the dprA gene encoding DNA-processing protein DprA translates to MNKREKLIHLHHCRGAGWKTIQIIMSKDPSLSSLFTTNHAEWAKMLPIPSNKLNLFLKDLHSLNTIDKLKLYEDSQIHCLTIFDDEYPFLLKQIFDPPWVLYFKGDKRLLTRKNTLGVVGTRKPTSYGLEALKTILLPLVKKKFVIISGVAAGIDAESHKITLSEGGDTIGILGGGLMQIYPKSNVPLAEEISKKGLLISETPPEMRAEPWMFPLRNRIISGLSQGVFVVEAKERSGSLITAQAALEHGRDVFALPGNVTSPESLGTNQLISDGAKLVLSARQIEEEF, encoded by the coding sequence TTGAATAAAAGAGAAAAGTTAATCCATCTCCATCATTGCCGCGGAGCAGGATGGAAAACAATCCAAATAATCATGTCCAAAGACCCGTCATTATCTTCCCTGTTCACGACGAATCACGCTGAATGGGCAAAAATGCTCCCTATCCCTTCAAATAAGCTCAACCTCTTTCTCAAAGATTTACATTCACTCAATACCATCGATAAACTTAAATTATACGAAGATAGCCAAATTCATTGTTTGACGATCTTCGATGATGAATACCCTTTTTTGCTGAAGCAAATATTCGATCCTCCGTGGGTTCTTTATTTTAAAGGCGATAAGAGGCTTTTAACAAGGAAGAATACGCTAGGTGTTGTTGGAACGCGTAAGCCAACCTCGTATGGTCTGGAGGCCTTAAAAACGATTCTATTACCGCTTGTAAAGAAAAAGTTCGTGATCATAAGTGGAGTGGCGGCTGGAATCGATGCAGAGTCACATAAGATCACATTAAGCGAAGGCGGAGATACGATTGGGATTTTAGGAGGGGGGCTTATGCAAATATATCCAAAATCCAATGTCCCCCTTGCTGAAGAAATCAGCAAAAAAGGCTTGCTTATATCTGAGACTCCACCGGAAATGAGGGCGGAACCTTGGATGTTTCCGCTTCGGAATCGAATCATCAGTGGATTATCACAGGGAGTATTCGTGGTCGAGGCAAAAGAAAGAAGCGGATCCCTTATTACGGCACAAGCTGCATTGGAACACGGCAGGGATGTGTTTGCACTTCCTGGTAATGTTACGAGCCCTGAATCGCTGGGGACCAATCAATTGATTTCTGATGGTGCCAAACTTGTTTTGAGTGCCAGGCAGATCGAGGAAGAGTTTTGA
- the rplS gene encoding 50S ribosomal protein L19, producing MQNLINEITKEQLRSDLPSFRPGDTVRVHVKVIEGTRERIQLFEGVVIKRRGGGVSETFTVRKISYGVGVERAFPVHTPKIAKLEVIRHGKVRRAKLYYLRELRGKKARIKEIRR from the coding sequence ATGCAAAATCTTATTAACGAAATCACAAAAGAACAACTTCGCTCAGATCTTCCATCATTCAGACCTGGTGACACAGTACGTGTACACGTAAAGGTTATTGAAGGAACTCGCGAACGTATCCAGTTGTTTGAAGGCGTTGTAATCAAACGTCGTGGCGGCGGAGTTAGTGAAACTTTCACAGTACGTAAGATTTCTTACGGCGTTGGAGTAGAACGTGCTTTCCCTGTTCACACACCAAAAATTGCGAAATTAGAAGTTATCCGTCACGGTAAAGTACGTCGTGCGAAACTTTATTACCTACGCGAACTTCGTGGTAAAAAAGCACGTATTAAAGAAATTCGTCGTTAA
- the ylqF gene encoding ribosome biogenesis GTPase YlqF, with the protein MTIQWFPGHMAKARREVTEKLKLIDIIFELVDARIPASSRNPMIDEIIQHKPRVILLNKADMADPVKTNMWLEHYKSQGKTAIAINSQAGNGLNQITAASKKLLKEKYERMESRGIKPRAIRAMIVGIPNVGKSTLINRLAKKNIAKTGNTPGVTKAQQWIKVGKELELLDTPGILWPKFEDQEVGLKLALTGAIKDTILNLHEVSLYGLRFLEKEYPDRLKSRYNLDVIPQETLELFDAVGKFRGCLASGGFIDYDKTAELVVREIRSEKMGPLTFEVPLDDEENDIPE; encoded by the coding sequence TTGACAATACAGTGGTTCCCTGGCCATATGGCCAAAGCAAGACGGGAAGTAACAGAGAAATTAAAACTGATCGACATCATCTTTGAACTTGTGGATGCCCGGATACCGGCATCTTCACGAAACCCGATGATCGATGAAATCATTCAGCATAAACCAAGGGTCATCCTTTTGAATAAAGCTGATATGGCCGATCCGGTAAAAACGAATATGTGGCTTGAACATTATAAATCGCAGGGGAAAACGGCGATTGCCATTAACTCACAGGCGGGAAACGGTTTAAACCAGATTACTGCTGCTTCCAAAAAACTTTTAAAAGAGAAGTATGAGCGGATGGAATCAAGAGGAATAAAGCCGAGAGCGATCCGTGCCATGATAGTCGGCATTCCGAACGTGGGGAAATCGACCTTAATCAATCGACTTGCGAAAAAGAACATTGCCAAAACAGGGAATACGCCTGGCGTCACTAAAGCGCAGCAATGGATAAAAGTTGGCAAGGAATTGGAATTGCTCGACACGCCGGGGATTCTCTGGCCGAAATTCGAGGATCAAGAAGTAGGCTTGAAGCTTGCGTTGACAGGTGCGATTAAAGATACGATTTTAAACTTGCATGAAGTCTCATTATACGGCCTTCGCTTTTTGGAAAAAGAATATCCCGATAGGTTGAAATCCCGTTATAACCTGGATGTAATTCCGCAGGAAACGCTCGAATTGTTTGATGCTGTCGGAAAGTTCAGGGGCTGTTTAGCATCTGGGGGCTTCATCGATTATGACAAAACGGCAGAGTTGGTCGTACGTGAAATCCGTTCAGAAAAGATGGGTCCGCTTACGTTTGAGGTCCCTTTGGATGATGAAGAGAATGATATCCCCGAATAA
- the lepB gene encoding signal peptidase I, which translates to MAKKKNELWEWTKAVIIAVIAATLIRYFLLAPIVVDGNSMMPTLKDTDRMIVNKISYSIGEPKRFDIIVFEAPEGKDYIKRVIGLPGEKVEYKNDTLYVNGKAYDEPYLDEYKEQLIDGGDLTEPFTLSDVIEQETVPEGHLFVLGDNRRFSKDSRHSGVGVVPYDKVLGKTKLVYWPIEDFRLAE; encoded by the coding sequence ATGGCGAAAAAGAAAAATGAATTGTGGGAATGGACAAAGGCGGTCATAATCGCAGTTATAGCGGCGACGCTGATTCGTTATTTCCTGCTGGCTCCTATTGTTGTGGACGGTAATTCCATGATGCCGACATTAAAGGATACGGACCGCATGATCGTTAATAAAATCTCCTATTCGATTGGCGAACCGAAAAGATTCGACATTATCGTTTTCGAAGCTCCAGAAGGCAAGGATTACATAAAGCGTGTCATCGGATTGCCAGGGGAAAAAGTCGAATATAAAAATGATACTCTTTACGTGAATGGAAAAGCTTATGATGAGCCATACTTGGATGAATATAAAGAACAATTGATAGATGGCGGGGACTTGACGGAACCTTTTACATTAAGTGATGTCATAGAACAAGAAACGGTGCCTGAAGGCCACCTATTTGTCCTGGGGGATAATCGCCGTTTTAGTAAGGACAGCCGTCATAGCGGCGTAGGTGTCGTTCCTTACGATAAAGTGTTAGGAAAAACTAAATTAGTTTATTGGCCGATCGAAGACTTTCGATTGGCGGAATAG
- the sucD gene encoding succinate--CoA ligase subunit alpha, which produces MSVYINKDTKVIVQGITGATALFHTKQMLEYGTKIVGGVTPGKGGTEVEGVPVFNTVSEAVTETGANASVIYVPAPFAADAILEAVDAELDLVICITEHIPVLDMVKVKRYMEGKKTRLIGPNCPGVITPEECKIGIMPGYIHKKGHVGVVSRSGTLTYEAVHQLSQAGIGQSSAVGIGGDPVNGTDFIDVLKAFNEDPETHAVIMIGEIGGTAEEEAAIWVKENMTKPVVGFIGGRTAPAGKRMGHAGAIISGGKGTADEKIRVMNECGIKVAETPSVMGETLISVLKEKDIYEPCKTH; this is translated from the coding sequence ATGAGCGTTTATATTAATAAAGATACGAAAGTGATCGTTCAGGGAATCACTGGTGCAACAGCATTATTTCATACAAAACAAATGTTGGAATACGGCACGAAAATCGTTGGAGGAGTCACTCCGGGTAAAGGTGGAACAGAAGTGGAAGGGGTACCTGTATTCAATACAGTTTCCGAAGCTGTCACTGAAACCGGCGCGAATGCATCTGTTATCTATGTACCGGCTCCATTTGCTGCCGATGCAATTCTAGAAGCCGTCGACGCAGAACTTGATCTTGTCATTTGTATCACGGAACATATTCCTGTCCTGGATATGGTCAAGGTTAAACGCTACATGGAAGGCAAAAAAACTCGCTTGATCGGACCGAACTGCCCAGGTGTCATTACTCCTGAAGAGTGTAAGATTGGTATCATGCCAGGGTATATCCACAAAAAAGGCCATGTAGGTGTAGTTTCACGTTCTGGAACTTTGACGTATGAAGCCGTTCACCAATTATCGCAAGCAGGCATTGGGCAATCTTCGGCTGTCGGCATCGGTGGAGATCCCGTTAACGGAACGGATTTCATTGATGTTTTGAAAGCGTTCAATGAAGATCCGGAAACACATGCGGTGATCATGATTGGGGAAATCGGTGGAACGGCAGAAGAAGAAGCAGCAATCTGGGTGAAGGAAAATATGACTAAGCCAGTTGTTGGTTTCATTGGTGGCCGTACGGCTCCAGCCGGTAAACGCATGGGTCATGCTGGTGCCATTATCTCAGGAGGAAAAGGGACTGCTGACGAGAAAATCCGCGTTATGAACGAATGTGGAATTAAAGTTGCCGAAACTCCATCCGTAATGGGTGAAACATTGATCTCCGTCTTGAAAGAAAAAGATATTTACGAACCTTGTAAAACACATTGA
- a CDS encoding ribonuclease HII translates to MTEMSIKEISSKLKTIREPEDLFLQKCREDGRKGVTDLVSKWQRAYEKEQQVRDAFTEMTEFERQLRKQGFSILAGIDEVGRGPLAGPVVTSAVILHESFYLPGLNDSKKIPEAKRELFYEMIFKEALSIGVGVVHSEVIDEINIYQATKKAMVAALNDLSELPDHLLIDAMELDVPIPQLSLIKGDARSISISAASIIAKVTRDRMMKDYGEKYPEYGFEKHMGYGTSQHLEALDTHGLTPWHRRSFAPVKEIAARTKD, encoded by the coding sequence ATAACTGAAATGAGCATTAAGGAAATCTCCTCAAAGTTAAAGACAATAAGAGAGCCCGAAGATTTATTTTTACAGAAATGCCGGGAGGACGGACGAAAGGGAGTAACCGACTTAGTAAGCAAATGGCAAAGAGCTTATGAAAAAGAACAACAGGTAAGGGATGCTTTCACGGAAATGACGGAGTTTGAACGTCAATTGCGAAAACAGGGGTTTTCCATTCTGGCTGGTATCGATGAAGTTGGAAGAGGACCTCTGGCAGGACCAGTTGTGACCAGTGCAGTAATCTTGCATGAATCTTTTTATTTGCCAGGGCTTAATGATTCCAAAAAGATTCCAGAAGCAAAAAGGGAACTGTTTTATGAAATGATTTTTAAGGAAGCACTATCCATAGGTGTAGGTGTTGTACATAGTGAAGTAATTGATGAAATCAATATATATCAAGCTACGAAAAAGGCAATGGTGGCTGCATTGAACGATCTGTCGGAACTTCCTGATCATTTGTTGATCGATGCAATGGAACTGGATGTGCCGATTCCGCAGCTTTCGCTCATAAAGGGGGACGCAAGAAGCATTAGCATCTCTGCGGCATCCATAATAGCGAAAGTGACCCGTGATAGAATGATGAAGGATTATGGTGAGAAATATCCGGAATATGGTTTTGAAAAGCACATGGGTTACGGGACAAGCCAACATTTAGAAGCGCTCGACACGCACGGGCTTACACCTTGGCATAGAAGAAGTTTTGCACCAGTTAAGGAAATAGCTGCACGAACGAAGGATTAA
- the trmFO gene encoding FADH(2)-oxidizing methylenetetrahydrofolate--tRNA-(uracil(54)-C(5))-methyltransferase TrmFO, whose product MKETKVSVIGAGLAGSEAAWQLAKRGIKVDLYEMRPVKQTPAHHTDKFAELVCSNSLRANTLTNAVGVLKEEMRILDSVIMSAADACAVPAGGALAVDRHEFAGLVTERVKNHPNVTVINEEVTEIPEGPTVIATGPLTSQSLSDSLKQIMDEEYLYFYDAAAPILEKDSINMDKVYLKSRYDKGEAAYLNCPMTEEEFDRFYEALIAAETVPLKEFEKEIFFEGCMPIEVMASRGKKTMLFGPLKPVGLEDPKTGKRPFAVVQLRQDDAAGTLYNIVGFQTHLKWGPQKEVLQLIPGLENAEIVRYGVMHRNTFINSPNVLKPTYQFKNRDNLFFAGQMTGVEGYVESAASGLVAGINAARIVQGSDPIIFPAETTMGSMARYITSTNGKSFQPMNANFGLLPDLEVRIKSKKERNETHAKRALDTIQNFVKNL is encoded by the coding sequence ATGAAAGAAACAAAAGTAAGTGTAATCGGTGCTGGGCTTGCTGGAAGTGAAGCGGCGTGGCAGTTAGCTAAAAGAGGAATTAAAGTCGATCTATATGAAATGCGCCCTGTAAAACAAACGCCAGCCCATCATACCGATAAATTCGCTGAACTTGTTTGTTCCAATTCACTTCGGGCAAATACGTTAACAAATGCAGTTGGTGTATTAAAAGAAGAAATGCGTATTCTGGATTCGGTCATCATGTCCGCAGCAGATGCTTGTGCTGTACCGGCTGGCGGTGCTTTAGCTGTTGATCGTCATGAATTTGCCGGTCTTGTTACGGAAAGGGTCAAAAATCATCCGAATGTAACGGTCATCAATGAAGAAGTGACGGAAATCCCGGAAGGTCCTACCGTCATTGCAACCGGTCCGCTTACAAGTCAGTCACTATCTGACAGCTTAAAGCAAATCATGGATGAAGAATACTTGTACTTCTATGATGCTGCCGCACCAATTCTTGAAAAAGACAGCATCAACATGGATAAAGTATATTTGAAATCCCGCTATGATAAAGGCGAAGCAGCTTATCTGAACTGTCCGATGACGGAAGAAGAGTTTGACCGCTTTTATGAAGCATTGATTGCTGCTGAAACAGTTCCACTTAAAGAATTCGAAAAAGAAATCTTTTTTGAAGGCTGCATGCCAATTGAAGTGATGGCATCACGCGGGAAGAAAACGATGTTATTTGGACCATTGAAGCCTGTTGGCTTAGAAGATCCAAAAACGGGAAAACGTCCTTTTGCTGTAGTTCAATTGCGTCAAGATGATGCGGCAGGAACACTTTACAATATTGTTGGTTTTCAGACACATTTGAAATGGGGGCCGCAAAAAGAAGTATTGCAGCTCATTCCTGGATTGGAAAATGCGGAAATTGTCCGTTATGGAGTTATGCATCGAAACACCTTCATAAACTCACCTAATGTTTTGAAGCCTACGTACCAATTCAAGAATCGGGATAATTTATTCTTTGCCGGTCAGATGACTGGCGTCGAAGGATATGTAGAATCGGCTGCATCGGGCTTGGTTGCAGGTATCAATGCTGCGAGGATCGTTCAAGGATCGGATCCTATCATTTTCCCAGCAGAAACGACGATGGGCAGCATGGCAAGGTACATAACTTCGACGAATGGCAAGAGCTTCCAGCCGATGAATGCAAACTTTGGATTGCTTCCAGACCTTGAAGTGAGAATCAAATCCAAAAAAGAGCGGAATGAAACACATGCTAAACGCGCTTTGGACACAATTCAGAACTTTGTGAAAAATTTGTAA
- the sucC gene encoding ADP-forming succinate--CoA ligase subunit beta, with product MNIHEYQGKEILRQYGVSVPNGRVAFTVDEAVEAAKELGTEVVVVKAQIHAGGRGKAGGVKVAKNLDEARTYAEEILGKTLVTHQTGPAGKEVKRLLIEEGCDITKEYYIGLVLDRATDSVVLMASEEGGTEIEEVAEKTPEKIFKEVIDPVVGLTGFQARRIAFNINIPTSLINKASKLMVNLYTAFVDKDCSIAEINPLVVTGDGDVMALDAKLNFDDNAIYRHKDIAEYRDLDEEDAKEIEASKHGLSYISLDGNIGCMVNGAGLAMATMDIIKHYMGDPANFLDVGGGATEEKVKEAFKIILSDQNVKGIFVNIFGGIMKCDIIATGVVAAAKELGLDVPLVVRLEGTNVDLGKKILKESGLNITSAESMADGAQKIVSLVG from the coding sequence ATGAATATCCATGAGTATCAGGGGAAAGAGATATTGCGACAATACGGGGTATCCGTTCCAAATGGCCGGGTTGCCTTTACTGTTGATGAAGCAGTGGAAGCAGCGAAGGAGTTAGGTACGGAAGTTGTTGTCGTCAAAGCTCAAATTCATGCGGGTGGCCGCGGGAAAGCCGGCGGAGTCAAGGTAGCGAAGAATCTTGATGAAGCGCGTACATATGCAGAAGAGATTCTTGGCAAGACATTGGTGACCCATCAAACAGGTCCTGCAGGCAAGGAAGTTAAGCGTTTACTTATTGAAGAAGGCTGCGACATTACAAAAGAATATTATATCGGGCTGGTCCTTGACCGTGCTACGGACAGTGTCGTATTGATGGCTTCTGAAGAAGGCGGAACGGAAATTGAGGAAGTGGCTGAAAAGACACCAGAGAAAATTTTCAAAGAAGTAATCGATCCGGTTGTCGGCCTGACTGGTTTCCAGGCACGGAGGATTGCATTCAATATCAATATTCCGACTTCACTTATAAATAAAGCTTCCAAACTGATGGTTAACTTATATACAGCTTTCGTTGATAAAGATTGCTCAATCGCAGAAATCAACCCATTAGTGGTAACTGGCGACGGCGATGTAATGGCGCTTGATGCTAAATTGAACTTCGATGATAATGCGATTTACCGCCATAAAGACATCGCGGAGTACCGTGATTTGGATGAAGAGGATGCGAAAGAGATTGAAGCATCAAAACATGGCCTTAGTTACATATCGCTTGACGGAAATATCGGATGCATGGTTAATGGTGCCGGTCTTGCTATGGCGACGATGGACATCATTAAACATTATATGGGAGATCCGGCTAACTTCCTTGACGTTGGTGGCGGCGCCACTGAGGAAAAAGTGAAAGAGGCTTTCAAAATCATCCTATCCGATCAAAATGTTAAAGGCATCTTCGTTAATATCTTCGGAGGAATCATGAAATGTGACATCATCGCTACAGGCGTCGTGGCTGCTGCTAAAGAGCTTGGCCTGGATGTCCCTCTTGTTGTTCGTCTTGAAGGAACGAATGTGGACCTTGGCAAAAAGATTCTAAAAGAGTCAGGTTTAAATATTACGTCTGCTGAATCAATGGCAGATGGAGCACAAAAAATAGTATCACTTGTAGGATAA
- a CDS encoding EscU/YscU/HrcU family type III secretion system export apparatus switch protein, producing MMNDKRKEAIALKYDQKTSKAPVILAKGKGKTAENILEKAMKLDIPVQRDESLAALLGQLDINQTIPEELYGAVAEVFAFIYKVDKDMSR from the coding sequence ATGATGAATGATAAACGAAAAGAAGCGATTGCCTTAAAGTATGATCAAAAGACATCTAAAGCGCCCGTCATATTGGCGAAGGGAAAAGGTAAAACGGCTGAAAATATTCTGGAAAAGGCGATGAAACTGGATATACCGGTCCAAAGGGACGAATCGCTAGCTGCACTTTTAGGTCAATTGGATATAAATCAAACGATTCCGGAAGAATTGTATGGAGCTGTTGCGGAGGTATTCGCATTCATTTACAAAGTTGACAAGGACATGAGTCGGTAG
- the topA gene encoding type I DNA topoisomerase has product MSEYLVIVESPAKAKTIERYLGKKYKVKASMGHVRDLPKSQMGVDVEHEYEPKYITIRGKGPVLKELKTAAKKAKKIYLAADPDREGEAIAWHLAHSLDVDVNSDCRVVFNEITKEAIKESFKSPRPINMKLVDAQQARRVLDRLVGYNISPLLWKKVKKGLSAGRVQSVAVRMIIDREKEIKDFTPEEYWTIKADFVKGKEQFEGSFFSIGGEKKELNNEEDVKKVLASLNGGEFTIGAVAKKERRRNPAAPFTTSSLQQEAARKLNFRAKKTMMLAQQLYEGIELGKEGTVGLITYMRTDSTRISDVAKEEVHTFIQNNYGKDYVQVEQRKEKKQTNAQDAHEAVRPTSTLREPGVVKEFLSRDQFRLYKLIWERFVSSQMSSAVMDTMSIDLHNGDVIFRANGSKIKFPGFMKVYVEGSDDSVEEKENALPDVKKGDQFFSKDIEPKQHFTQPPPRYTEARLVKTLEELGIGRPSTYAPTLDTIQKRGYVTLDNKRFIPTELGEIVLELIREFFPDILDAEFTAKMEQEFDSVEEGSIEWIKVIDEFYKEFAVHLAKAEVEMEKIEIKDEPAGEDCVECGHGMVFKMGRYGKFMACSNFPDCRNTKPIVKEIGVKCPKCKEGNIIERKSKKRRIFYGCDTYPGCDFISWDKPLPRSCPKCEGTLVEKKLKKGVQVQCMDCDFKELPQA; this is encoded by the coding sequence ATGTCAGAATACTTAGTGATTGTGGAATCGCCCGCAAAGGCGAAAACAATAGAACGTTACTTGGGAAAAAAATATAAAGTAAAGGCTTCCATGGGGCATGTACGCGATTTGCCTAAAAGTCAAATGGGTGTCGATGTTGAACATGAATATGAACCTAAATATATAACTATCCGCGGCAAAGGCCCGGTTTTAAAAGAATTGAAAACCGCTGCAAAAAAAGCGAAAAAAATCTATCTCGCGGCTGACCCCGACAGGGAAGGGGAAGCCATTGCTTGGCACTTGGCCCACAGTCTTGATGTTGACGTTAACTCAGATTGCCGCGTGGTATTCAATGAGATCACGAAAGAGGCTATCAAAGAATCATTTAAATCACCGAGGCCAATAAATATGAAATTGGTTGATGCCCAGCAGGCAAGAAGGGTCTTGGATCGTTTGGTCGGATACAATATAAGCCCGCTTTTGTGGAAAAAGGTGAAAAAAGGCTTAAGCGCGGGACGGGTCCAATCGGTTGCTGTACGGATGATCATTGACCGGGAGAAGGAGATCAAAGATTTTACCCCTGAAGAGTATTGGACAATCAAGGCTGATTTTGTAAAAGGAAAAGAACAGTTTGAAGGTTCCTTCTTCAGCATTGGCGGTGAGAAGAAGGAGTTGAATAACGAAGAGGACGTTAAAAAAGTGCTCGCTTCTTTAAATGGCGGCGAATTTACGATAGGAGCTGTGGCTAAAAAAGAAAGAAGGCGCAATCCAGCCGCTCCTTTTACGACTTCTTCCCTGCAACAGGAAGCGGCACGTAAATTGAATTTCCGTGCAAAGAAAACCATGATGCTTGCTCAACAGCTTTATGAAGGAATCGAGCTTGGCAAGGAAGGTACAGTCGGGTTAATCACTTATATGAGAACCGATTCGACCCGGATTTCCGATGTTGCGAAAGAGGAAGTCCATACCTTCATTCAAAATAATTATGGTAAAGATTATGTTCAGGTTGAACAGCGCAAAGAGAAAAAACAGACTAATGCCCAGGACGCCCATGAAGCGGTCAGGCCAACAAGCACATTACGTGAACCGGGTGTAGTCAAGGAATTCTTATCCAGAGATCAATTCCGTCTTTATAAATTGATTTGGGAACGATTCGTTTCTAGTCAAATGTCTTCGGCGGTCATGGATACGATGAGCATCGACCTGCATAACGGGGATGTCATCTTCAGGGCAAATGGTTCAAAAATTAAATTCCCAGGTTTCATGAAGGTATATGTTGAAGGGTCCGATGACTCGGTGGAAGAAAAGGAAAATGCACTTCCTGATGTGAAAAAAGGGGATCAATTCTTTTCAAAAGATATCGAGCCGAAGCAGCATTTCACACAGCCTCCGCCCCGATATACTGAAGCCCGTCTTGTCAAAACCCTAGAGGAACTGGGAATAGGCCGTCCTTCTACATATGCTCCTACCTTGGATACGATTCAAAAACGGGGCTATGTTACCTTGGATAATAAACGGTTCATACCGACAGAGCTTGGTGAGATCGTTCTTGAATTGATACGCGAATTCTTCCCGGATATTCTTGATGCAGAGTTCACTGCCAAGATGGAACAGGAATTCGACAGCGTCGAGGAAGGCAGTATCGAATGGATAAAGGTCATCGATGAATTTTATAAGGAATTTGCAGTTCATTTGGCTAAAGCCGAAGTCGAGATGGAGAAAATTGAAATCAAGGATGAACCTGCAGGTGAAGATTGCGTGGAATGCGGACATGGGATGGTCTTTAAGATGGGGCGTTATGGAAAGTTCATGGCATGCAGTAATTTCCCGGATTGCCGTAACACAAAGCCAATCGTTAAAGAAATCGGTGTTAAATGCCCAAAATGTAAAGAAGGAAACATCATTGAAAGGAAAAGTAAAAAACGCCGCATATTTTACGGGTGTGATACCTATCCTGGCTGTGACTTCATATCTTGGGATAAACCGCTGCCGCGGAGTTGTCCAAAATGTGAAGGTACACTTGTTGAGAAAAAACTCAAAAAAGGCGTCCAGGTACAGTGCATGGATTGTGATTTCAAAGAATTGCCCCAAGCATAG
- the xerC gene encoding tyrosine recombinase XerC, which yields MINQKKALSSFIEYLQIEKNSSHYTIENYKRDIHEFFLFLNEQGIEDITSVEYLDVRLYLTNLYEKKLSKRTVARKTSCLRSLYKFLLREGDVKDNPFSLASLPKKDQRLPRFLYEKEMDQLFSSLNKDSPIGIRNNALLELLYATGIRVSECCEIKLQDIDLSLGTVLIHGKGKKDRYVPVGRYAQEAIDLYIRSARMELTSSDAKAHVYLFVNFRGDPLTPRGVRYILNELIKKSAADGSLHPHMLRHSFATHLLNNGADIRTVQELLGHSKISSTQVYTHVTKDQLKKVYNASHPRP from the coding sequence ATGATTAATCAAAAAAAGGCATTATCATCCTTCATCGAATATTTACAAATTGAAAAGAACAGTTCACATTACACCATTGAAAATTACAAACGTGATATTCACGAATTTTTTCTGTTCCTTAATGAACAGGGCATTGAGGACATCACGTCCGTTGAATATCTTGATGTCCGGTTATATTTAACGAATTTATATGAGAAAAAACTTTCTAAGCGCACTGTAGCAAGGAAAACTTCTTGTTTGCGGAGCCTTTATAAATTTTTACTACGTGAAGGTGATGTGAAGGATAATCCTTTTTCCCTTGCTTCTTTACCTAAAAAGGATCAAAGACTGCCACGTTTTCTTTATGAGAAGGAAATGGATCAGTTGTTTTCTTCTTTAAATAAAGATTCACCGATAGGAATAAGGAACAATGCCTTACTGGAATTATTGTATGCTACAGGCATTCGCGTAAGTGAATGTTGTGAGATTAAACTGCAGGATATCGACCTTTCCTTAGGGACGGTACTGATCCATGGAAAAGGAAAAAAAGATCGCTACGTTCCGGTTGGTAGATATGCACAGGAAGCGATAGATTTATACATACGTTCAGCCAGGATGGAATTGACTTCGTCTGACGCCAAGGCGCATGTTTATTTATTTGTTAATTTTCGTGGAGACCCTCTGACACCTAGGGGAGTTCGCTATATATTGAATGAATTGATTAAAAAGTCAGCCGCAGATGGAAGTCTTCATCCCCATATGCTAAGGCATTCGTTTGCTACACACCTATTGAATAATGGGGCGGACATTCGCACGGTTCAGGAATTGCTTGGTCATTCAAAAATTTCATCAACGCAAGTGTATACGCATGTTACAAAAGACCAATTGAAAAAAGTCTACAATGCATCACATCCGCGGCCTTAA